A region from the Pungitius pungitius chromosome 16, fPunPun2.1, whole genome shotgun sequence genome encodes:
- the LOC119215419 gene encoding tyrosinase-like, whose product MWQPVLVYFLLCVGPSHQQFPRPCATREALLAKECCPAWEGDGSPCGAGSGRGSCEDVRVPEQPDGPQYPFAGLDDREKWPLVFYNRTCRCAGNFMGFSCADCAFGYFGVNCNERRESLRRNIFHLSRAERLRLVSYLNLAKQTISRDYVVATGTYQEMENGSNPIFANVSSYDVFVWMHYYVSRNALLGGPGNVWTDVDFAHWAPAFLPWHRLYLLHWEHEIRKLTGDNGFSIPYWDWRDAQGCDVCTDELMGDRSPRDPSLLSPGSVFSSWTVLCSRATDYSDRGVLCDARGEGPLRRNPGNHNRNVVERLPTSAEVEFTLSLPDYDTGAMDRGANMSFRNTLEGFGDPRTGLGNSPRMGMHAALHVFMNGSMSSVQGSANDPIFLLHHAFVDSIYEQWLRRHRPSPAQYPDSDAPIGHNSEYHMVPFLPLHRNREFFISSKELGYEYSYLLDANQRLAESMRPYLEELRDVWPWLLLAGLCGGMAAVTLAAAVLSARRRCGASEWLRVTKWKHLFALPERQPLICSDSEETKQRNYQTTL is encoded by the exons ATGTGGCAACCTGTGCTCGTGTATTTCCTGCTGTGTGTCGGGCCCTCGCATCAACAGTTCCCCCGGCCGTGTGCCACCCGGGAGGCCCTGCTGGCCAAGGAGTGCTGCCCGGCGTGGGAGGGAGACGGTTCTCCCTGCGGAGCCGGCTCGGGTCGGGGCTCCTGCGAGGACGTGCGGGTCCCGGAGCAGCCCGACGGGCCGCAGTACCCCTTCGCCGGGTTGGACGACAGGGAGAAATGGCCCCTGGTTTTCTACAACCGGACTTGCCGGTGCGCGGGTAACTTCATGGGTTTCAGCTGCGCCGACTGTGCGTTCGGTTACTTCGGGGTGAACTGCAACGAGAGGAGAGAGTCTCTCAGGAGGAACATATTTCACCTCTCCAGGGCCGAGAGGCTCAGGCTCGTGTCTTACCTGAACCTGGCCAAGCAGACCATCAGCAGGGACTACGTCGTGGCCACCGGGACCTACCAGGAGATGGAGAACGGCTCCAACCCGATCTTCGCCAACGTGTCCTCGTACGATGTGTTCGTGTGGATGCATTACTACGTGTCACGGAACGCGCTGCTGGGCGGCCCCGGGAACGTGTGGACCGATGTGGACTTTGCGCACTGGGCGCCCGCGTTCCTCCCGTGGCACCGCTTGTACCTGCTGCACTGGGAGCACGAGATCCGGAAGCTGACCGGAGACAATGGCTTCAGCATCCCGTACTGGGACTGGAGGGACGCCCAGGGGTGTGACGTGTGCACCGACGAGCTGATGGGGGACCGGAGCCCCCGGGATCCCAGTCTCCTGAGCCCAGGCTCCGTCTTCTCTTCTtggacg GTGCTGTGCTCCCGGGCGACCGATTACAGTGACAGAGGTGTGTTGTGTGATGCTCGGGGAGAAGGCCCGCTGCGCCGTAACCCTGGAAACCACAACCGCAATGTGGTTGAGCGATTGCCGACTTCTGCAGAGGTGGAGTTCACTCTCAGTTTGCCCGACTATGACACCGGAGCCATGGACCGCGGGGCCAACATGAGCTTCAGGAACACTCTGGAAG GATTCGGGGATCCTCGGACTGGGTTAGGAAACAGTCCCCGGATGGGCATGCATGCCGCCCTTCATGTGTTCATGAACGGATCCATGTCCTCGGTGCAGGGCTCAGCGAACGACCCCATATTCCTTCTGCACCACGCTTTTGTTGACAG CATCTATGAGCAGTGGCTCAGGAGGCACAGACCGTCTCCGGCCCAGTACCCAGACTCTGATGCTCCTATAGGGCACAACAGTGAATACCACATGGTGCCCTTCCTGCCCCTGCATAGAAACAGGGAATTCTTCATCTCCAGCAAGGAATTAGGATATGAATATTCATACCTGCTAGATGCGA aCCAGAGGCTGGCAGAATCCATGCGTCCCTACCTGGAGGAACTGCGGGATGTGTGGCCCTGGCTCCTGCTGGCGGGGCTCTGCGGAGGAATGGCAGCGGTGACCCtagctgccgccgtcctcagtGCGAGACGGAGATGCGGAGCGTCGGAGTGGTTGCGCGTGACCAAGTGGAAACACTTATTTGCCCTCCCGGAGAGACAGCCACTTATCTGCAGTGACTCAGAGGAAACCAAGCAGCGTAACTACCAGACGACTCTGTGA
- the chordc1b gene encoding cysteine and histidine-rich domain-containing protein 1 — MSVLCYNTGCGQRFDPENNPDDGCTYHPGVPVFHDALKGWSCCKRRTTDFSDFLSIVGCTKGPHNKEKPPEPVKPDVTSSGEKKDADDQKPKFNEYIISAPKPQEAICRPSADEPMVRLQHKVSTSLKQALERLKLSENMAKEKEEDNDEIKIGTSCKNGGCTKSFDGPASDSDVCLYHSGFPIFHEGMKYWSCCKRKTSDFNTFLSQEGCAKGTHLWRKKDAGKKVVPCRSDWHQTGSQVIISIYAKNAVPELCYVEANSTTLDIHIIFEGDKEFVQKISLWGVIDVSKSVLNMMAAKIEIATKKSEPMSWARLDLPPLPPPKEEEEKKEKEESESEDEDE, encoded by the exons ATGTCCGTTTTGTGTTATAATACCGGATGTGGGCAGCGATTTGATCCCGAAAACAACCCAGACG ATGGCTGCACCTATCATCCCGGAGTCCCAGTGTTCCACGACGCATTGAAG GGATGGTCTTGCTGCAAGAGAAGAACTACCGACTTTTCGGACTTCCTCAGCATTGTT GGCTGCACAAAGGGGCCCCACAACAAGGAGAAGCCCCCCGAGCCGGTGAAACCAGATGTGACATCgtcaggagaaaagaaagacgcAGATGACCAAAAACCAAAGTTTAACGAGTACATCATCTCGGCACCGAAGCCTCAGGAGGCGATCTGCAGGCCAAG TGCTGATGAGCCGATGGTGAGATTGCAGCATAAAGTCTCTACTTCTCTGAAGCAAGCTCTGGAGAGACTGAAGCTTTCTGAGAATATGGCAAAGGAGAAAG AGGAAGACAATGACGAGATCAAGATTGGAACATCTTGTAAAAACGGAGGATGTACTAAA AGCTTCGATGGACCTGCGTCCGATTCGGACGTGTGCCTATACCACTCTGGATTTCCTATCTTTCATGAAGG GATGAAATACTGGAGCTGCTGCAAGAGGAAAACATCAGACTTTAACACCTTCCTCTCTCAAGAGGGCTGCGCCAAGGGAACACATCTATGGAGGAAAAAGGACGCG GGTAAGAAAGTGGTTCCGTGTCGGTCTGACTGGCATCAGACGGGCTCGCaggtcatcatctccatctacGCAAAGAACGCCGTCCCGGAGCTATGCTACGTGGAGGCCAACAGCACCACG ctcGACATCCATATCATATTTGAGGGAGACAAGGAATTTGTGCAAAAAATCAGCTTGTGGGGA GTGATAGACGTGAGTAAAAGCGTCCTGAACATGATGGCCGCCAAGATTGAGATAGCCACAAAGAAGTCCGAGCCCATGTCATGGGCTCGCCTGgaccttcctcccctccccccgcccaaggaggaggaggagaagaaggaaaaagaggagtCTGAAAGcgaggatgaagatgaatga